The following DNA comes from Quercus robur chromosome 1, dhQueRobu3.1, whole genome shotgun sequence.
ACAATTTCCCTTTtgtcttgtattttttaaattccagGATACTCAGTTAAAGAAGCTTGGCCACTATACAAGAGAATTTTTATGGCTTGGTTCTCCTTGGACTTGCAGGAAAAAACGAAGGCATTATCAGTCTTTTCGCAGGAATGGTGTTAAAATCTCTGTGAGTGttctttttcccctcttttgttttgttgtgtatTCTTTTTTCTAAATCTTTATTTTATCTGTTTGCTAcagcttaaaattttgtaacttaTTTGGAAGTGGCGCTTTAAATGTTGTACTTAATAAGCAAATAAGCCACATATGAAGTTCGGCCAAACACACATGTAGGCCTTTTTTAGGATGTTTTCTTCTGTTGTAACTTCTCTGTCATTTTACTCATCCCTTGCTCTCCTCTTTTCTGTCAAAATTTTAGGTTCAGgactttgtatttgttttagCGGAGGAGGATAAACGTCTTGTAGCTTACTTAGAAGACATGTATGAGGACTCTAGAGGCAACAAGATGGTTGTGGTGCGATGGTATCATAAAATTGATGAGGTTGGTATTGTTTTGCCTCACAATTTTAATGACagagagattttcttttctctttgtcTTCAAGATCTCAGTATTGAATGTATAGATGGATTGGCTGCCGTCCTCAGTCCCCAGCATTTTGACAAATTTCTTAAGGAGGCGATGCATACTCAGCTGGAGCCATTTATCTGCTACCAGCAGTTTGATAACGATGATGTCAAGCCCTTTGACATAACACAAGTTGAAGGTTATTGGAAACAGGAAATACTCCGATATATGTACGCCCACTCTTTGTTGAAGGGTCATGGGAACTCTCAGCATTTTGATGGCCTCAAAGTGgaagaaaatattaatgatgCTGTTGGCATCAGACCTAAAAAGAGGCTTCACTGGTCAAAAGATGATGATATGCACTTGCAATGGACTAACAGAGTAGAGCCAGCAGGTGCAACATCTTTGGATGTGCAAAATATTTGCAACAGTGGTATTGATAAAAAGTTTGGAGTTGAAATCTGCAGTGTAAAAGGAGGAAGTTCTTCTGCCTTGTTATCCACAAAAGAAGCAAAGCAGAATCCTCTGCAGCATTTGACTGTAGGTTCTCAGGTTGAAGTCCTCTCTCAAGACAGTGGCATTAGGGGGTGTTGGTTTAGAGCTTTGATCATCAAGAAATATAAAGATAAGGTGAAGGTGCAGTATCAAGATATTCAAGATGCTGCTGATGAATCCAATAAACTTGAGGTATACCATGGTTATCACCGTTATGTAATTTCCTATTCTTTTACTTTCCTATACATTAAAATTTGTGGCAGTGTTCTCTCACATTCCTCAATCTTTCtgagtaatttttatttgatgttgTAGGAATGGATTTTAGCATCCAGGGTTGCAGCTCCCGACCATTTAGGCCTCCGAATTTCTGGGAGGACAACTGTTCGACCATCCCATCAGTCTAATAAATGCAAAGTTTCACGGGTTGTTGAGCTTGGTGCTGTTGTAGATGTGTGGTGGCATGATGGGTGGTGGGAAGGCATTGTGGTTCGGAAGGAATCTGAAGATAAGTTGCATATTTATTTTCCAGGTATGAACATAGTTTCCTTCATTGCAGGGCATTGTAGTTCTTAGGTTGTGTGGTcaaatttttcatgtttttcccTTCTCTGTCTGTGCAGGAGAAAAGCATGAATCAATATTCTGCTATGGTGACTTAAGACATTCTCAAGAGTGGTTGGGAGGCGTGTGGACGCATTTTAAGGACAGGCCAGACCTTGTTAGCTCCATATTATCTTGCTCAGAAAGAAAGCCAGTTGCAGAGAAATCTTCTGAAGGCAAATCAGCCCAAGCAACCATTTGTGGTAGTAGACTGTCCAGGCAAGATGAAACTGAGTCTAATGATTCTCGCTTGGACTCTGAATATGATAAGGTAAAATCGGTGGGGGTAGTTCCAGATCTTTCAAAGGATTTATGTGCTCAGTTAAGGTGGAAGTCATCACGGAAGAGAAGACGGGGTGGTGGATTCTCTGGCCAGAAGCTGCGCAGCAGTGATAATGATAGTAAAAGTACCTCTGATGAGAGGTTTTTGATTCCTTTGTCGATGAAGGTGGTTGATCACGAGAACTGCAAGTACATTGGGGATTCTCTTTTCAGTACTTCTGTTGTATCCCCTCTAACAAGCTTGGTTATGTCTAGGTGACTTCTCTTTTATTGGAATAGGTTAAGCTTCccactattttttaatttcctccttcacaaagtatatatatatgcccTGTTGTGCAGCATCTATTCGATGCTTAATCCTTCGTTGTTCACTTGGCAATGTTGTCCTGGGAAGTTTTATTTAAGTCATAGGGTCCAAGTCGTCCCCTCTTAGTTTTCTGTATTTATATGTAACAGTAGCCTGAAGCCCTGCAAATTTCAGGCAGAAATTTTGGGTGCAGTAGAATAACCCGGTAGAGCTCTAACTTCTTTGGGCCAtattttgtttcctttcttGGTGGGTAGGTCGGTGTAGGTGGGCTTCTACTCCATGTAATTTgtataaaatttctaataaatttttactCTTCTTTTTGAATCGTGTTGAAATTGTCAGTTCTGTAAATTGTATTGAAGTTTCATTTCTATTCTAATGTGTTGCATGTGATTTGTGTTTAGAAATCTTTCATTTTTCGTTTACTCTTTagagtgacttttttttttgggtggagaGGAGTTGTTGCTTTTAGGTTCTAGAAGCAAATGCCAACTAATGTTTCTGTGATCTTATCGTACAATCCATAGTCTGATTCTGTCTTGATGTGcttgtattaataaaataaaatgagtgGAATGCCTAGCCTAATCATAATAAATCTCTTGAAAGTCAACAAAGAAGAAACTTCGTTGCACTTGGTAAATACAAATTCTTTGCCGCGGGACCGTTATTATTAAATATGATGAGTGGGATAACATATCTATAAACCTAGCCTAATCATAATAAATCTCTTGAAAGTCAACAAAGAAGAAACTTCGTTGCACTTGGTAAATACAAATTCTTTGCCGCGGGACCGTTATTATTAAATATGATGAGTGGGATAACATATCTATAAATTCTAACGGTATGtttggataaaacttattttactgaaaacactgtagcaaaataatttttaaatgtgtaaatagtatcgtgggatctatttttaatattttttaatgaataaagtaGTTGTGGGTCCCATAAACAGTACTGTTACAGTACCATTTGTCTCCCTTCTCTGCAAAACGCgtgaaatgtaaaaaataaaaaaaataaaaaaaaaagtgtgaaaacaCAGAAAACAACCCAATCACACACTAAATTAGAATCTTTACCgtcttcaaatttgaaacttgttTAGAAATTTTAAGATAGATGCGACACGTTTCTGTCCAAGTCCAACGTCATGGAATGATATTTCTGCCCGCCTCCTTTGTTGAACTAGATCGACCATTTTGACTGCGAATTCTCTAGATGGGCCAAACTTCTCTAGCTTCAGCATTAAAGTTTCTGTTCGGGGCTGGTGATGTATGCAGTAACGGCTAGCTGCTTAGTAATTGAATActatttttaccaaattttccGGAACTTGCTAAGATGACGACAAACATtgataaaagagagagactgagagagattcttcatgtgtgtgtatatatatatatatacatattttttcttaatgtaaattttgacaaatttattgttatattacattttcttaTACTCTTCATATTTGGAAAATCTCAAGACATTTCAAGATCAACAACTATAATGTAAAATGtacaaatttctaatttttgttttttaaaattatgcataaaaaataggTTTATGATTCgaattataaatatatgatttttaaaaaacataaaaaatatgtagtCCGACaataagatttttaaaatattaatttagtaaaaaattatttatgagtgtataaattttttttttttgagaatctattagtgcatactttttttttttgggttaaagtgcATAATTTACTTACGTGTAATATGATTGCGACCATAtatgtaaaaattattatatattaagtTCTGAAAAGGTGATAAAAAATTGTGCGCTCACACCTAAAGCTACTGGGGTTGAAGCTGGACCAAAGCGCTGTTGGGCCGTATGCTTGACTTTGATTACAGTAGAGTCTAAATGCAAGCAAGGATCCAATGGGTATCTTGAAATTCTCGAGACAATTAACTATTAAAGTAGCTcaatattttcatttgtttacgGCCTGAGGTTTGACGATTCTTACTAAACCTGGAGAAAGAAGGTTTGAGCTGCAAATCTTCTGAAAGTTCAGCTCCAGCCCACCAAAGTAGttgaaaattccaaatttttggCTTTGTACAACTTGCTATCTCGTTCTCTTACATGATTtgattaattgaaataaaaagttGGCTAAGAAAGATTTTGGTGTAATAAGCAACATCCTTAAGGTCCTCAACGGAATAATTCTAGAGGAGAAAATTACGTTACACTAGTGGGTCCCGGTGAAGTGAATGAAGCATCTTTGTCAACTAGGCATAAACACCTTTTTCACTTTACCATGCTGTTTTGTCAAGTTCCTCTCTCCATTTCCTCGTTTCTCAACAACAGCTGATGGCTTAAGCATCTCTACCAGATGGGATTGCTCTATCAGTACAGCAAGAGTTGTTCCTAGATCTTTTTCATCCTTCCAGTTCCTCTTCAGTTAGGATTGAACCTGTTaccttattattttttatgaatccTCAGCTTTCTTTGAATGGTTACAAAACAAAGGTATGGCTCTTGTTAATAATCAGCCTAAGAAGGAGTCTCCAGGAATTGGAATAAGAAAGTCAAAGAGCTTATTACTTTCTGGAACCAGCCTCGCCTCTGTTGAGTCTTTATCCATGCCTCTGGTTTGTTTGTACTTgcactttttatttcatttgttaatacaaaattttactaGTTAGTCATCTTATGCTTGGTATTTGTTCAGAGCAGGTCCAGGAAGTTGTTATTTCAGCAGATATTCGATGTTCCGAATGCCAAAAGAGAGTAGCTGACATGATGTCAAGAATGAATGGTAAGATTTTAATAAACTCTAGCTTTAATGGCACCTCCTCCCATTGCAAATTAGGTGGTGACTGGTGAGTAAGTTCTTGTTGTTTAAGACCCACTTAGTGCGTGTGTAATTtaccaatataaaaaaaaaattcaataaggTCTTGGATTGAGATATTTTGGTTCGTCGTGATTCTTTGAAGTGTCCTTGCTTGGATTCAACTATTGAAGGTTGGTTGTGTAGTAAAAAAGCTGAGGTAAAAGTTCATGATTAGACATGTTATTTTTAAGGAATAGTTTCTTTGGACTGGAAAGTAGCCCTGTACTTTTTTCTCCTAAATAGTTGGTGGTCCTAATTGGCTGTTTAATTGTCTCAAAAACTTTACTGGTGATTTCGCTTGAAGTAGAGGAGGAAACAAGAACTGTTctacaaaaaagtaaaaaatatctATTACAGTTCAGTCATTTGTCATTCTTGGAAGTGTGCTTCCAGGGTCCAGGCACACCCTCACAGGTATCATGCTTGCTGTTCTCAAATTGCTAAAGCAGATATTtgccaaaatataaaaaatgaactggaaataattttatatgatTTGAATTCCTGGTTGATGCATGGTTTagactctttttctttcttacatTTATGTCCAAGATATGCTGATGCAATGATTATGTGTTGTGACTGATTGGAAGTTCTGAATGCAGTAATGTGATATATAGTTACTCCATATTTTTCTCTTAGATACTTTGTTACTTGTAACCTTTGATCAATTTCCCTTAGATGCATGATATTTCGAATGAAATCTGGAAAGGTACTACCCTGTTTATTGCAGCTAGTTACTGAGTCATGTACTCGTGCAAGTTAAAGTTGGATGAACTAAATGAAGTTTGATTTAGGGCACCGAAGATGGAATTTTGATAATGATATCGTCTTAAAAGTAGTATAGCAATCTTCTTTAATGTGATTATTCTTTGGCAGAGACAGAGTCAGTGGTGGTGAATTTATTGGAGAAGAAGGTGACACTAACATGTAGATATGCAAATGTTGGTAAAGCATCTTCACAGCAAGTTGCTGCTATATACAGGAATCCGTTTGGAAAAGTAGCCATGATCAAACGGATTTTCCGCTCTTCTCGACGTTGATTACATGACAGAATGGATCCAGCACGCCAAGAAAAATTTATGTTTCATATTAGTAATACTTGAGACTAGAAGGGTCATGTATATAAGTTCAATTTACATTGGTGATGAATAAATCAATTATGTGGCTTTTCTTATGGGGAATGGGTAAATGTATTGCTGAGTTTGCTTgcgtttagagagagagagagagagagatgacttAAATTTTGTGCAACATAAAACCTTCAGGAACAAGAAAGAGATGCTTCATTGTGTTGCATGAAGTAAACCATGACATAAAGAGTAAGTAATGCCTGGCCTTGTCATTGTTATATGAAGTAAACAAGGCTTTAACAAGAAGTTAGGGATAATAAGCTAATACTTCAATAGACAAAATCTTCTTTCAACAACTACCCAGAATCAGATTCCAAAATGAAgtagaaaattttccaaaagaCAATCCAAAAGTAGAAATATCAGTTAGTCCACGGTCTTCCATATTCTCAACTTCCATTGATTCCTCTCTCATATACTTTTCAAGTCATAAAATGAACCAAGCAGGGGTATCAAATCCTGCCAATTCCATCTTCATGTCAGGAAAGGCAAGTTCTTGAGCATCTTCATAAAGACATAACCTCCTTGTCTTTTTCTCTTCATTCTTATTCAATGCTAAGTCCTTGGATGCTTTCTAATTATTTTTCACTAATTGCAGTATTGTTGCATGGTAATGAGGATCAACGTTGACTGCAATTCTTGTTGCCGGAAATTAAGGAAAATCATTCTAAATTTGAGAGGtgagtttttatttaatgaaatgCAAGTCCTATATGTATACCACAGGTTCTAATGACCTCTCTTTCATTTCATATTGAAGCAATAGAGTCACATTTGATTGAGAAGCAGGAGTGCAGGGTAAGTGTGTGTGGGACATTTAGGCCATCGGACGTggcaataaaaataagaaagaagatgAACCGTAGAGTCCAAATTCTGGAAATTCAAGAGTTTGATGCCACCACCACCGAACAAATAGACCCCAATCCCACGGTTCAAGGCTAATTATCATGATGATGGGTGTTCGAAAAGTTTGTACTATGTTACCAATTCTCTTACCATGCCATTAACGTTGTAAGAAGTTTGGCAAGAAGGGCTTCATAGAACCAATTCCCTGTACGTATGAATGTAGAAAGTTCCAACTTCCTTGGGTAAGAATAGGGGGATTACTCTAGTCTTtagataataaatttataatgttAGATGTTAAATAGAGATATTCTAGCTGTACTTTGTAACACCACATTTAGAAATGTAACACGAACACATTGCACAGTAGCTACCAACTATGTCTGTTCTGCTGTTCTGTACGTGGTCACATATGTGATGCCTTTCGCCTTTGTATCTATCCCTTCGGGCACTAAATCTTTCTCACCTACtccaataaaaaattccaattaCAAACCAAAATATGGGTGAAAATGGCCCACTACcactatttagcaaaaaaattagcaatctACCACTGTTTTAGAAATATGTAGGGATCTACCACCTTTTTGAAACTCGAATTTACCGTGAAACTtgagttctttgaaaaaatatactctaaaaaatttggaaaattttccaTGGTACTTGAGTTCATTTTTCCATGGTACTCGAGTTCTATGAACTTAAATACCATGGAAAACTTGATTTCGCTAAACTTGAGTACCCAAAAAGTGGCAGTTCCCTACATATTTCCGAAATAGTGGTGGATTGCAACATAATTTGCAAAAAAGTACTATTGGCTATTTTTACCGCAAAATTTGTCCTATTATTGATTTGATCCAGGACACAACTCCCTACCTCGGGGCGAAAACAAATATTCTCACGTGACTATAATAGTGTACTAATTCGGAAAGATCCACATTAACCACAAAATAATTCCAATTCCTAATCAATCAAAATCCTCCCACcctcaattattgaattattaaaaaaaattatcagtgTATTTCATGGTTAAGAGCATTTATATCCGCTATCTTTaaactattctattttactatCTTAAGAGTTACTTTGTttattataccataccattttataacacacccaacatcccaactcTTATTTTCCCatacaacataataaaataatataaaaaataaaataaaataaaaatatatctcacttctctctctaatctctgtTTCTTTTACTCTCTCTTaaccacccaccaccaccatcgcTGAGCTTCCTAGTCCCACCACCCACCATTGAAAGCACCACAAAGAGCTAACCTTTGGTTATCTTGACCAAGAAAGCAAAGAGTGAGAAACCAAGAACAGAAAGCATGCACTTGATAACCTCACCACGATCCACCATGACCCACCATGATCCACAGTAACCCAACAATCAACTACAACTCAACAAACCCAACCCTAGCAAAACCCATTGCTCATTCAAACTCAAACCCACGACAACCCATCGATTAACAACCCATAACCACCGATCAACACATCAACAACCCATAACCACTAATcccaaaacccattaaactcGAAACCCAGCTAAACCCATGAACAACCTCTAACCAAACCCATCAACCACCAATCAACCCATCAACAACCTATAACAACcagaaacaaaaacccattaaaagcaaagcaaaaaatgACCCACATTGCCAAGACCACGCCGTCGAAACCACTAGAACCATGCCAAACCCACGACCCACACCTGGAAAAAAAGACCACCGTGAGAGAGATGTGAGACCGAGAAGCCATGttctatcgagagagagagagagagatgcaaatatTTGTAggtaagaataaaaaaaatattgttcggTTTTAGAATGTTGCTATAGTACCATCATAAATTTatgatggtactgtagcacaattgcaatttttttttttttttttttttagaattagaAGATTGGGTAATGGCCTTTTTGTGCTTTGATGgtaaaatatgacaaaatatggCATATGGCATGCCGGGTATTGATGCTATTAGGTTTATGATGGTTTTGATATTGTCCTTTAACGTTTAAATTTTAGATATGTACATTTGACATTATATACCACTTTGATTTGAACCATTTTGTCAATACTTGTTGATGAGGAGATCTTTAAATGCCACACTAACTAAAAATGAAGtaattttaataagtaaaaactACATCATTTTGtctcataaaattaaaaataagtatttttttttatatttaaaaacacTTTCTTCTTTTATCCCATTTTCCCgatagtctctctctctctctctctctctctctctctctctctctctctctctcatgagtTTAAAGAGTCCATAAAGATGTTGGCCTAAATTAGGTTAGGAATGCTCCGGTGTTTCTTTAGCCTAAATTGCAGCATTGAATCAAATTGGATGCAGGCGTGTCCAATTACACCTATAAATTCATTGATTAATGACAACTTccttaaaattaacaaaatataaaagacaCACTCATCCCAATCTATGCAAGCACAAGTGCATGCTGTAAGAAATCTAAAGCAggggaagaaaataaaacatatcTCCAGCCATTGTTGTTCAAATGATTTATTGAGAAAAATCCAATGtgaaacaaagaattaaaaaaatattcttctaGTCTATGATCTTCTCCTTAGAAACCGTTTTGATGGAAAACACAAGCTTTTTAAGGCTA
Coding sequences within:
- the LOC126690110 gene encoding uncharacterized protein LOC126690110 isoform X3; translation: MALVNNQPKKESPGIGIRKSKSLLLSGTSLASVQEVVISADIRCSECQKRVADMMSRMNETESVVVNLLEKKVTLTCRYANVGKASSQQVAAIYRNPFGKVAMIKRIFRSSRR
- the LOC126690110 gene encoding uncharacterized protein LOC126690110 isoform X1 — translated: MALVNNQPKKESPGIGIRKSKSLLLSGTSLASVESLSMPLVQEVVISADIRCSECQKRVADMMSRMNETESVVVNLLEKKVTLTCRYANVGKASSQQVAAIYRNPFGKVAMIKRIFRSSRR
- the LOC126690110 gene encoding uncharacterized protein LOC126690110 isoform X2, whose translation is MALVNNQPKKESPGIGIRKSKSLLLSGTSLASVESLSMPLVQEVVISADIRCSECQKRVADMMSRMNESVVVNLLEKKVTLTCRYANVGKASSQQVAAIYRNPFGKVAMIKRIFRSSRR
- the LOC126690110 gene encoding uncharacterized protein LOC126690110 isoform X5, which encodes MNQAGVSNPANSIFMSGKYCCMVMRINVDCNSCCRKLRKIILNLRAIESHLIEKQECRVSVCGTFRPSDVAIKIRKKMNRRVQILEIQEFDATTTEQIDPNPTVQG
- the LOC126690093 gene encoding uncharacterized protein LOC126690093 isoform X2 produces the protein MGLLTLTTGSSPAEKSLIGSTLSFQGCRKSKSIFKEMVERPGILKPWKFLDSPPQYRELSHPSSAFLDGKDVCEMDIETLKDTQLKKLGHYTREFLWLGSPWTCRKKRRHYQSFRRNGVKISVQDFVFVLAEEDKRLVAYLEDMYEDSRGNKMVVVRWYHKIDEVGIVLPHNFNDREIFFSLCLQDLSIECIDGLAAVLSPQHFDKFLKEAMHTQLEPFICYQQFDNDDVKPFDITQVEGYWKQEILRYMYAHSLLKGHGNSQHFDGLKVEENINDAVGIRPKKRLHWSKDDDMHLQWTNRVEPAGATSLDVQNICNSGIDKKFGVEICSVKGGSSSALLSTKEAKQNPLQHLTVGSQVEVLSQDSGIRGCWFRALIIKKYKDKVKVQYQDIQDAADESNKLEEWILASRVAAPDHLGLRISGRTTVRPSHQSNKCKVSRVVELGAVVDVWWHDGWWEGIVVRKESEDKLHIYFPGEKHESIFCYGDLRHSQEWLGGVWTHFKDRPDLVSSILSCSERKPVAEKSSEGKSAQATICGSRLSRQDETESNDSRLDSEYDKVKSVGVVPDLSKDLCAQLRWKSSRKRRRGGGFSGQKLRSSDNDSKSTSDERFLIPLSMKVVDHENCKYIGDSLFSTSVVSPLTSLVMSR
- the LOC126690093 gene encoding uncharacterized protein LOC126690093 isoform X3, translating into MVERPGILKPWKFLDSPPQYRELSHPSSAFLDGKDVCEMDIETLKDTQLKKLGHYTREFLWLGSPWTCRKKRRHYQSFRRNGVKISVQDFVFVLAEEDKRLVAYLEDMYEDSRGNKMVVVRWYHKIDEVGIVLPHNFNDREIFFSLCLQDLSIECIDGLAAVLSPQHFDKFLKEAMHTQLEPFICYQQFDNDDVKPFDITQVEGYWKQEILRYMYAHSLLKGHGNSQHFDGLKVEENINDAVGIRPKKRLHWSKDDDMHLQWTNRVEPAGATSLDVQNICNSGIDKKFGVEICSVKGGSSSALLSTKEAKQNPLQHLTVGSQVEVLSQDSGIRGCWFRALIIKKYKDKVKVQYQDIQDAADESNKLEEWILASRVAAPDHLGLRISGRTTVRPSHQSNKCKVSRVVELGAVVDVWWHDGWWEGIVVRKESEDKLHIYFPGEKHESIFCYGDLRHSQEWLGGVWTHFKDRPDLVSSILSCSERKPVAEKSSEGKSAQATICGSRLSRQDETESNDSRLDSEYDKVKSVGVVPDLSKDLCAQLRWKSSRKRRRGGGFSGQKLRSSDNDSKSTSDERFLIPLSMKVVDHENCKYIGDSLFSTSVVSPLTSLVMSR
- the LOC126690093 gene encoding uncharacterized protein LOC126690093 isoform X1, with product MERMVVVGETTSSSSSSSSYVSWEEVYVSSDKGRREVHYYLKRRDEESDLAVIGKEKSLRHMSYHYAFSFANGLINTNNRLKSRREVIDWLNSVVSDSPPQYRELSHPSSAFLDGKDVCEMDIETLKDTQLKKLGHYTREFLWLGSPWTCRKKRRHYQSFRRNGVKISVQDFVFVLAEEDKRLVAYLEDMYEDSRGNKMVVVRWYHKIDEVGIVLPHNFNDREIFFSLCLQDLSIECIDGLAAVLSPQHFDKFLKEAMHTQLEPFICYQQFDNDDVKPFDITQVEGYWKQEILRYMYAHSLLKGHGNSQHFDGLKVEENINDAVGIRPKKRLHWSKDDDMHLQWTNRVEPAGATSLDVQNICNSGIDKKFGVEICSVKGGSSSALLSTKEAKQNPLQHLTVGSQVEVLSQDSGIRGCWFRALIIKKYKDKVKVQYQDIQDAADESNKLEEWILASRVAAPDHLGLRISGRTTVRPSHQSNKCKVSRVVELGAVVDVWWHDGWWEGIVVRKESEDKLHIYFPGEKHESIFCYGDLRHSQEWLGGVWTHFKDRPDLVSSILSCSERKPVAEKSSEGKSAQATICGSRLSRQDETESNDSRLDSEYDKVKSVGVVPDLSKDLCAQLRWKSSRKRRRGGGFSGQKLRSSDNDSKSTSDERFLIPLSMKVVDHENCKYIGDSLFSTSVVSPLTSLVMSR
- the LOC126690093 gene encoding uncharacterized protein LOC126690093 isoform X4, producing the protein MDIETLKDTQLKKLGHYTREFLWLGSPWTCRKKRRHYQSFRRNGVKISVQDFVFVLAEEDKRLVAYLEDMYEDSRGNKMVVVRWYHKIDEVGIVLPHNFNDREIFFSLCLQDLSIECIDGLAAVLSPQHFDKFLKEAMHTQLEPFICYQQFDNDDVKPFDITQVEGYWKQEILRYMYAHSLLKGHGNSQHFDGLKVEENINDAVGIRPKKRLHWSKDDDMHLQWTNRVEPAGATSLDVQNICNSGIDKKFGVEICSVKGGSSSALLSTKEAKQNPLQHLTVGSQVEVLSQDSGIRGCWFRALIIKKYKDKVKVQYQDIQDAADESNKLEEWILASRVAAPDHLGLRISGRTTVRPSHQSNKCKVSRVVELGAVVDVWWHDGWWEGIVVRKESEDKLHIYFPGEKHESIFCYGDLRHSQEWLGGVWTHFKDRPDLVSSILSCSERKPVAEKSSEGKSAQATICGSRLSRQDETESNDSRLDSEYDKVKSVGVVPDLSKDLCAQLRWKSSRKRRRGGGFSGQKLRSSDNDSKSTSDERFLIPLSMKVVDHENCKYIGDSLFSTSVVSPLTSLVMSR
- the LOC126690110 gene encoding uncharacterized protein LOC126690110 isoform X4, translating into MALVNNQPKKESPGIGIRKSKSLLLSGTSLASVQEVVISADIRCSECQKRVADMMSRMNESVVVNLLEKKVTLTCRYANVGKASSQQVAAIYRNPFGKVAMIKRIFRSSRR